The genomic DNA CGCGTGCACTTTCCTGTTGATAAGTTGATTCTCTTACTCGACCCCAAACTCTATCGATCACCTCCCATTGCTTTTGCCCGGGAACTAAAGGTTAAAAATATATTCACCAATATTATGCTTTTGTTAGGTAATAACAGTCGTCATTGCTAGCCATGTAATATTGTCTTCCATTAATTCAATAGTTTTCTCATCTTAACGAGTTTGACACGATATAGTCAGCTTAATTATTGTTTAATAGTTCCTCTACaaattgaaaccaaaactacatttttagtttttttttcgttgatttgAATGGGAAAGGAAGAAGTACAGGTCACAAGTTTGATAGAGTAGTTTTGTTATCAAATTGTcctatttgtttctttaattaAGCCCGCTACATGGTATTTCTTCAACTCTTTCCTTACGTACACGGCGGGCTTAATGGAAGTAAATAGTAGTGGACATTTGACGCGAAAAAATAACGGTTTTGGAAATCCACTTTGTTTCTCTATACGTCGCGTTCTTGTGGAAAGAAACTCCTTTGCTAATCACCTTCaagttaaccaatcaaaacgcgcgaaAAGCACCATTCACATGTTATGACAGAAGCATAAGAAAAGTTTTTCTCGTTCGAGTAGCCCTCCTTAATGTCTTTATGTCAACTGATCTCGCGATGGTGTGGAATTCAGACTTgtagaaaaacaagaaaataagtGTTGACTATTCCTGTTTACAGTGTTTACACAGCGACAAGAGATTACAAGTCGACTGCTGATAACAAGgggcaggagctcatcaaggggaacCTCTACCCCTACCCCCCACCTCACTTGGCCAAGAGTCAACCCTTTCTCGAGTAGATTTACTTGAACACCCCCCCTCCCTTGGGAAATTCAGCatgcccactgttgtaaaaccCAAACggaacagagctatctcagcctcccggaaaaaaaactgttcctaaaaataacttttttcgggaaagggttgactcaaggaactagtggagatagaggctcctcttgatgagctcctggaaGGGTTAAGTTGGCCAACGACAACATTAACTAAAAGTAGTTAACTACTGTAGCTATCTATGAAGTAGTCAGCTAAGCTCATggccttgaagcgtttaactatGGTTCAGAGATAAaggtttttttagtttaaaaatttccttatttggatgtaacgtagcttaTGCATTTTCCCgtgcgtgcagcttcgatcttgtTTTtctccatatttgggcataaaattggtatTCTATAAACCCCAGCTCTGTTCCGAGGAAAAGGTTTGCAAGTTGAGGGCTTCAAAGTCATGTGCTTCTAGTTTAGACAATAGAGCAACGGTAATCTATTCTTTGTATGGGCCCATTGTCATGACTACGGCTAACAGTCAGGCTGATTTCTTGGGATTCCTACAACTACAAATTACCGTTTGATAGATAAACATCTATCAAGAAAGAATTTGgacaatcccccccccccctcccccttcagTCTCTGAAGTGAAAAACGTACACGGCAAGCGATCTCCAATAAAACGAGAAGAAGGTATTGACCACCAGGCCCACGTCTTAATGCAATTTTCTTCCAAAGCCCTCTCTGCTAGCATGTAAGGGATGATTTGTTACTTACAACAATACTGACAGGTCCTGTTGCATACATGTTGCATTTGTCGTCGATATTTGAAGCAAAAGCCCATATCTTTCCACACATGACACTTATTTAGCACAACCTTGAAGTCTCTGCAATCGTGatttattttggaaataaaCTGTCTCGTGACTCCTTGGGTATCTGTCAAAGATACAGGTAATAGATAAGACTACTACTTGAAACTGTGACGAGTCCGCACTAGGCAAAAATGCGTTTGTGCATCAAACGTTTTCGTAACCTTTTTTCCTGAAGAAAAAACTTGAATGAGCACCGTGgaaatattaattattacacaTTTGGTTGGCAAGAAAACAAATTACTTAAACCTCAATTTTACCTCAAATTAAGAAAGTGCCGTCTCTATAGTACCTCTCTGAAAAATGTCATCGATAATTTTTAACTCAGCTAGTATTTGAGCTAATTTGAATTACCCACAAAAAGTTATAGAAAATACAAGATGACTTATGATGGAAGCtctatggagcgttttcactcacgtgaccagcagccataatggattactgaaacaaagaaaatatttgcataaaatagagttcaaatcccTGGGGATGaatttggtacaccatcatgtccgccattcctttgttttggaataccaacatggcggtcgtgacgtcacgtgaaaacgctctatagaaaaggagaaaatgatggtTTGTAACTTTATGATTGAAAACCTGGCCCAGGTTGTTCAAAGCACAATAGCGCAACCCAGAATAAAAAGGCTTGATCCAGCGGATGGGTGCCGTGGAGAACACTTGAATTATCCATTATATAGTTATTCGGAGGTTACCGCTTAATTCCGATCATTTGAACAATTGAGGCCTCGAAGACAAGGCATTAATTACCCAAATTTCCATAGGCAAGAACAGCACAGACGAGAAGAAAGGGAGCCAGAAATCTCTGCCAATTATCTCCGTTTTGTAGTGTTCCCATGAGGTTTTTACTTCCACGGCATTCCTTTAGAAATAGTGTTCGCCGAAATTTTGACAGCAGAATTGATTACCTCTACCAGGGATTCCAAGAGGTTACACCGAAGAGAGTTTTAGTATTGTGGGAGATTCCATGGCGTGAGCAAAGGCAGCCTTCTTCAAGTTATGTTTTGTCAGATATCATCGAACGCACTAAACTCAGTTCAAGACTGAGCCGGCATATTCCACCAAGTTACTGAATCCCTTGAAGGCCTGTTTGGTTTTTAacttaataattcataaggcgAAGTTACAATACTTGTTAATTGCACTTAGGGCAAGGAGGAACGGAACCATTGACTGGTTTTGTTTATGAGTGGAGGGTTGGCTGCGCTGCCTGAATGCACACCTCTCGAAACTTGTTGAACTTTTAACTAAAAGTGAATGCGCCACTATGCTTGGATGAGAGATAGGGCCTCTTCTTAGGCCCCATCCGCGCTTACCCAGATAAACTTATAGTGTCACATAGATGCGAAAAAGCCGTTTTCGCACAGAGTAGATTGACTGAAATTTTTCTGACTCATCAATGCCGGGAAATTTGACCACTAAATGTATCGTAGATCGTGCTCAAGCACTGTTCAAGCTTTCGATATCCACCACATCATCAAGCCCTTTCCATTTAATTTAGTGGAAAACAAATGTGTCTTCAGGCTTTTTTCGGATTCACTTGAACGAGACCATTGAAAGTTAATTCAAAAGTTTAACTTGCGTTTTCCAACTTGGCCGACGTGTCAAATGTAACGGTGCTATAATTTATAAAACCAATACTGGTGTATGAAATACTTAATAAGGTTCCAGCGTTGCGTCGTTTCATCACACTAACTTGCAAGGGTTGAAACAAACATTTGCTGATCCTACAAAACGTTTCCATGTGGATGTATTCGACCTCACCAAGAAAAGCCGAGAAAGGCAGGCGAAAAAGTAGGGGTACATGAAAGCGGAGAAGAAAGATAGCTCACGAAAATGGTCGGGAAAGGAACATCAAATTTATGGCTATGAGCTAAGTTCATGAGAACTATTGCCTGGAACTTAAATGCCATAATAAGCGTTTCTTAAGGTTTTCCGGTTCACGAGCTTGAAGAAGAGGTTATGGGCAAGAGAACAGGCACGGAGAAAGAGTGACATGTCGGGATAGGAATTGATGGGAGGGTACATGGAAGGGGATTTAGGAGGAAGTGTTGGAAGGGAAGGGGGATATATATTATGAATTTTGTACACTTCGCTATCTACATTGAGAGAATCCTGCCCTGGCTTCATGACAGTAACATCTTAAGACTAAACATATGATGAAACAGCTTGGACTTCGTTGTCCCAATCACATCACACTATGAGCCCGTAACATCTTCCGCACTAGCTTCTTTGTACATTAACTCGGAAGTaaactaaaggaccatttttgGACTGAAATTTTGCGCCCAAAAGAAACAAGGAGAAGTATTTATCCTGTCAAATGACTTTGTTTCGAGGATTACGAAGGAAGCTGCCAGCATATGCAGcaggaatgttttttttctcattcatttctttgtaaaataaCCTAGTCTACTCCTGGACAAGTACTTGTGCACATGTTATTGAAAGCAGATTTTTTTACAAAGTAACACACCCGGACAAAACAAGGCCATAGCACGTTGAGAGTTGACAGGATAGCCCTTTGATGGTCCTGCATGAGGTGACAAGGAAAGCGGTCACCTATCCATTTGAAATACTTGTACAAAACAAATTCATGCCCGCTTGAAAAAGTTCGGTCGAATCCGTGAGAGCATCTATCGCTTGTGCGGTTGTTAATGACGGGTTCATTATACGCACAGACTCGAGACCATTTCAAGAGCTAACCTGTTGATGGTAAATTAATAATGAGAAACAACTACTCAACTGAAAACTTAAAAATGTTTGAACTGTTGAGTTGAAAACTGCGTTTCACGTTAATGTTTCTTGGTTGTTTTCGAAATGGTGTCGTCGATCCATTGGTCAAAATATTGGATTTAGAAATTACGATGAAGCGCAAGGACAAATGGTGAGGGAAAGATTTGTCATTTCTCATTGCCGTTctgtttttaaaataaacttatttCTGACCAATTACACACCGACTGGAAATATCCTTTGCATGTAAATTGAAACTGAAGTTCCTCCAATCGTCGAAGGGATAATGCACTGCTTtgatccaccggataaatcaccacCCATTTGATATGTCAATTTGACAACCGGTTTTAACATTGGATGTGGGTTTATGAAGTGATCCACCTTTTCATCAGTCAAAGAACGATGAAGAGCAATGGAGGACTCTTATAGCTtaattcatgttttttttttgttgtgctCAGAATCCTAGTTTGATGTTCAAGAGAAATGTTGTCAACTATCTTCACCGTCACCATCGTTTCTTTGATGATAAAGCACAAAGCAGCTGCAGGTAATAAGTTTTATTACCACTACCAACCCACCAGAACGTTAGATTCCTCTTCAAAATGGAATTGTAAGAGAATTCAGCTTTAAGGTTTTAAGTTAGAAAAAGGATCTCCTCGCAAGTACGTACCTCCGCCGATTTGGAGGAGATCAATTGACTGCTATCAGTTGTCCTGGttctattttttatttgaaaaattacTTTGTACTCCTTGATTACATTTTCTTCTCCGAAAGTCTACATTTATGAATGAACACATTCATTGgcttaatttgtttttcatgtcaGTATCAAACATTTGCCAATTTGTCCCCATACTGGCTCTTgttgcccccgcagggttttggcaCAGAGGCCAAAACCagaggaggcaacctagaagtCCCCACGTAAAAGGGATAAATGTATGAATTGAGATACTGCTGGAGTAaccaatctcgatttgctcaaccagGCGCGCAAGgcggtatcggtattgcttaaacGGGCGCAGCACGAGTGGTGTTGGTGTTGATCTTCACGACCGAGATGTTTCAGATTCACGAAGTAGAAACTCGCAAGGAGAACCAAAGTCCTGTCGCGTTAGCGATTGAAAAGTCAAACATCgaagcagatctgatgcaacTCAAGTTGCCTGGCTCAGAAATTACCAATGTTTTTTCTGGACACAAATGGGAAACAGGGGCGACATGTTCATACTATCTTTGGGGTGGGGGCAAGTGTAGTGAAAACTATAACTAGTTACTATTCTTAAAGGAATGAATTTAGAAGTATATAAAACTGATATCAGCTACTAGAACTGGGAAATAATTGGAAAGATCTTTCCTCTTATATAACCAACTTGACCAAGTAAATCACGATATCTTTTCGCAACAAAAAAATCGATAATAGAACGTTCCCCTTCCTTTATAACACATACAGAGAtattttgtttgtcttccaGTTTCAGATAACAATACTATATTTGGATCAACCAGAGGTGAGTTGTTTGATGattaacataaccccctctttcCTTTCCCTTAAAGacctaagtaagtaagtaagtaagtaagtaagtaagtaagtaagtaagtaagtaagtaagtaagtaagtaagtaagtaagtaagtaagtaagtaagtaagtaagtaagtaagtaagtaagtaagtaagtaaggaaGTAAGGAAGTAAGGaagtaagtgagtgagtgagtgagtgagtgagtgagtgagtgagtgagtgagtgagtgagtgagtgagtgagtgagtgagtgagtgggtgagtgagtgagtgagtgagtgaatgagtaAATAAGTGAGTAAGTAAACGTTATTTAAAAAACGGAAAATCATGAGTTAAgccaaaaaagacaaaaaacgcTTTagaactgctttacatgattaCCGAGTGGGGATCCGATAGGTCAGATACCTGCTTAATTATAGTGACGTTTAAACTTTCCAATCGACTCAGCATTTCTTAAATATTGGggaaaattgttccacaaacaggcCCCGCTATTACAGAAACTTCGTTTTACATAATTTATGTGATCTATATTTtccattttaagaaaaaaagctgTGTGAAATAAAATTTATAGAGGTGGCTGATTTAACCGCCAAAAACCACTTTTGATCAACGTAGCAATCGGCTGAGATAGTAATAGTATCCGGGtcctattttgaaaaaaattcattttgcaggttcaagatttttaaaatgtgttttaCAGCAGCGGTAAGAAACGTTTGCTTTTATAAGAAAGGACCGTGTCTGGAAACTCTGATATGAAATGCTTTCTCTTTAAACTTACAGGGTGCAATTCAGTTTGCCAAAAGGAGTGCATCGACGTGATCAACAAATACCGCATTAATCATCAAGCGAAGAAAGTTGCCTTCTCGCAATTTCTCGCTGACAAAGCCCAGAAATGGGCGGACGGTGGGAGATTTGGGTACGACATGAAATCGAGAGGGAAATTTGGGCAGCTGATAGAGTGGGATGTAAAGGGCGAATTGAATAATTTTACAGCTGTGATCAAACATTGGCACGACAAAGAAAGGGACTTTGACTTTACATCCGGCCGATCAAGAACGGGGAAGACACTTCATGACTTTACGCAGATTGTGTGGAAAAAGGCTCATAAAGCAGGTTGCGGGCAAAGCGAAATATTCGGGTCTAAATATTATGTTGTTTGGATGGATTCGGATGGGATTGTTCGTCCAAATGAGAGGAGGAGAACACCAAACATTGGATCCCCCcaaaaggtcttttttttcatttgacacCTTATACATTTGTTTATATAGTTCTTTTTTATAAGTATATACTTTTCAATAGCAattattgcgttcgacgaaggagaacgCTTCCTAATTTGGTGGGTGACCTGTGAACGCTAGCGAAAGCTCTGAGggttttttgggctttcaatCGGGCGGGCAGTTAGACGTCAGATTCTCGTTGCGCAAAGGATTCTGCCTCGTGCGACACAAAATTCTGTCTTCTTCGCGAACATCGAGTGTTGGCGgacgtgttgttgaagaatttcgtagctgctgctgttttctcggtaagttattttctcaatgttgttgaagaatttcgtagctgcttatCAAAGCCTGAGGGAAGCGTGTGCCATTTTGGGCTTCCTATCGGgcgggcagttatgacgtcacattctcGTTGCGCAAAGGAGTCTGCGTCGTGCGAAACAAAATTCTGTCTTCTTCGCGAATATCGAACATCGGGTGTTGGTGgacgtgttgttgaagaatttcgtagctgctgcggacgtgttgttgaagaatttcgtagctttTTGGCTTTCACTATTAAAGTTACTATTTTTCATGTTGCTGTTTAAATACTTCGTCTTTCTCATTtaatgtctcaactaatttcctCGTATGTTTTGTGTATGATTTTAGGTAAATTCATTGAACTTCGAACGCACttattaatctttgattactcctaGTTTAAAATTTAAGGAgcatgttttgatgtttcagACATCATCATCAGCCATAGTGAGCACAGCTTTATGCTCTAACAAAGCCCATTTCCGATCGAAAGCTTACACCCTCACGCTTCTATTAATCGCTCCCAATTTTTAACAACTGAATTTGCTGTGGACCCAAAACCATCCTAATACTGTGGCCAATCATAGCAGTTGCGGAAACCAAACGAGCCTATCATTTTCCCATTGCGAGGTAAAAGGGAAAACTGGTTGGCCCTTATCTCTGATTGGCTTACAACTTCACCTGAGATGTTTTAGCCAATTACCAAGCATAGCCAGCAACGCAAAACTGAAGCAATCAGGGAAGTGCTTTCTGCAACCAATTGGTGCGATATACCAACGACAGCACTGTTGTGTGAGTGTAACGTGCACTTGCAATCACACGGATAAATCATAAGCGTTAACAAACGCCCAAAAGTTAATTTCTAGTTAAGTGTTTATTGGAAAGCATGGAGATTTCTGTTTAAGTGTTTATTGGCAAGCATGTGATAAGTATGTTGCTCAACTTTTTCAATAGGACGACCTTCACTGGTATGAGACTGGCCTTAaaagaaaacctaaaactatacTTCGTTCGAAATTTAAAGAAGGGCCTTCATCAACGAGAGCCGTCGTTGCACCTGACGGATCCACCGTTAGTATCGCGGGCAAAGTTCAGTATAATCAAAGCAAACCAATTAGCATTCCTCAAATGAAAGAGCTTCAGGATGGACAAAGGGCGCTAAAGAGTAATCCATTGCTAAGGCACTATCTCTACCCTGACAGCCTTAACAACGTAATTTTGGATGAAAACATGGATACAGCCAGTTATCACGTTGTCGCTGGCACTGAAGACAAAGCCAAATGGCAGAAAGGAGCTGAGAGCCTGATTCAGCTCGACAAGAATAGTTCTGAACCCAGCACAGAAcccaaaacaagagaaaatgctGGTGTTGTAACCTTTCCAAGTGATTATGAAGACGCTCGTAAACAGGCAGCCAAGTTCCAGTCATTGGTTATCCAAGACGACGATATATTGAGAAAGAAGGCAGAAGGAGAAAATAAGGAATCTGCTACCTCCGAAGGCAACGGTGGAGAAGAAATTGGAGAAGCAGACGAAGACAAACAAGCAGATGACATTCAGTCTATGATGAAACAAGAAGACGACATGATACAACATGAAACCGACGATACCTATGATGAGTCTACTGGAAGCAATGCATCGAAAATCGCAAGCGATGAAGAGTATGGCAAATATGTGACCGACAGTTTATCTGCATCTCCTAAAATGGCACAGCGGCAAGCTACCTCGTATTACATTTCAGGCGTCGCTCTTAACAACGATCCGATCAGTTCATTTACTGGAGTTGATTCAAACTCTTCTTCCGATTCGTCGAGCGTTACCTACAATATCGTTCTCAGCGACGATGCTgacaagcaagaaattcacAATGGAATGATTACGAAAGGAACCAATGAGTCGAACTCGTCAAAATCTCCATCGGTAGCGACAAAGTCAACAGGTTTTTCTGTTGCTGAAGTTAAAACCAACGTAAGTTCAAACAAAGAAGGAAAAAACCTTGAACCATTGTCCAAGTCAAAGGTGGTGAGCTTGCAAACTTCAGCCAAGACGTCCAGTAAGCCACAGAATGGAGGTCCAAGTAAGCAAGAGTCAACCCCTGTGTCGAGCAACTCCTCATACCGTGGTAGACTTACAGGATCAGACAATGCAATGACTTCAACAAACTCGAGCGCCGTTGAAGGAGTTAAATCAGTCTCCAGTGTCCACCAGGTATCCTCTCCAGCGGTGATAACCTTGCCTGATTCTACCAGTCGTCCTATCAAGCTGGTGTTTCATACCAAAGATATGAATAATGTGGATGTGACATCGAAAGTGTATCAGTTAACAACCATGCACAATGACGTCGGAAAAACATTGAACGATAATGGTGAGCTAtcctcttttttgttttgaacgATTGCTCCTACTGTGTCAATTTTACAGCGGATTAAACTGATTCTCTTATCCCTCCTCAGCAATGCCTAACATGCTATGTGCATCTCACTACAGCctagttttcaaatttcccaggcACAAAGCTACAATGTTATCGAACAGGAATTTTAGACGAATTGTTCACTCATCTTACTCGCCACTCAAATATGTACGTCAGTATTTCAGATCAGACCAATAGGTATTCGAAAGGCTTGTAACATTTGGGCAACACCTACATTCTTGGTATCTATAGCTACTCTATATGTTTCATGTGATAAAAAGGTTTACAAGAACGAGGTGTCCCCTCTGTTTTATTTTGTAGGATGCCATGACGACACTTTACAATGCAAATTGTGGGAAAAGAATGGGCATTGCACAGGAATTGCTTACACAGGATTCATGAAAAGGCACTGCAAAGCAACATGCGGATACTGCGGTAAGATTTTCCACAAACGAGCCGTTTCAGGTATACATTTTGAGTTACTTACGAGTAttctaaatttcaaatttaaggTCTTCCGTCTATTATAAAGGAAACAGCGGAGCTCACAAAAACTAACAGCTTATCTCAAGATGGTCAAGATGGTAAGTGTGATGGCACTGCTTAAATACAGAAATAATTTAATGTGACCTCTGCATAAGTATAGAAGATCTCTTCCTTCATTTTATTCTTCATAGAACCATGCGAGGACACACCCAGTTACGAATTTAGTTGTCTAAGATGGCAAGCACAAGGCTACTGTGAAAAAAGAGAAAcggaaatgaaatcattttgcaGAAAGACATGTGACTTCTGTGGTAAGACTCTTAATTAAGAGAAATTTTTGACGAAGATGATGTCCTTGATGGCATTTTCTTGATTCGAAACGTCAAGCGAAGCCATCCTCATGAGATCTCTTGAGGGAGTTCTCTTTTCTGACTCGGCATAGTCAGCTCTATCATTCAATCAAATCTCTGATAGCTCTTCCAACtgatctatgaagccactcagtttggAGCAGGCCAATTTATTGGggtcatgtgttcccgtgaaggaTTTGATGAATAAAGTAAATATAAAagcatatatgtatatatgttgtCCGTCAAATCCGGGCTCGCGAGTTGAATCCTTTTTTACCTAAGTTAAATTGGTagtcctcattttacctaggttgaatatgcactctacctggTTTAAAGTAGCTATCAACCCCCCATAGAGGATTAAAAATACCTATACCTTGAAGTTCCCTGAAGCTCTGCCTTACGCacctcaacacatcttcttcaTGTTTCGTATCATAATCGGTTCCTGTATTCATACAGTTATCGATCCATTCAGCCTCAACATGACAACACAGTAAGGGAACagagaactgtactatgcatttaccggtactcgaactcACACcctcctgtgtcttcaccactacactacaacgatgaacatgctcaacccaacacagttcttttcattatttacttttctataacggattttagagcggttttcaattgagtgtcgaaagtaattagataattactttggtttatgattacttcactcagtgattggttcaaagttgtcgcgccattttttcaaccaatcagaag from Montipora capricornis isolate CH-2021 chromosome 2, ASM3666992v2, whole genome shotgun sequence includes the following:
- the LOC138020858 gene encoding uncharacterized protein isoform X2 gives rise to the protein MLSTIFTVTIVSLMIKHKAAAVSDNNTIFGSTRGCNSVCQKECIDVINKYRINHQAKKVAFSQFLADKAQKWADGGRFGYDMKSRGKFGQLIEWDVKGELNNFTAVIKHWHDKERDFDFTSGRSRTGKTLHDFTQIVWKKAHKAGCGQSEIFGSKYYVVWMDSDGIVRPNERRRTPNIGSPQKDDLHWYETGLKRKPKTILRSKFKEGPSSTRAVVAPDGSTVSIAGKVQYNQSKPISIPQMKELQDGQRALKSNPLLRHYLYPDSLNNVILDENMDTASYHVVAGTEDKAKWQKGAESLIQLDKNSSEPSTEPKTRENAGVVTFPSDYEDARKQAAKFQSLVIQDDDILRKKAEGENKESATSEGNGGEEIGEADEDKQADDIQSMMKQEDDMIQHETDDTYDESTGSNASKIASDEEYGKYVTDSLSASPKMAQRQATSYYISGVALNNDPISSFTGVDSNSSSDSSSVTYNIVLSDDADKQEIHNGMITKGTNESNSSKSPSVATKSTGFSVAEVKTNVSSNKEGKNLEPLSKSKVVSLQTSAKTSSKPQNGGPSKQESTPVSSNSSYRGRLTGSDNAMTSTNSSAVEGVKSVSSVHQVSSPAVITLPDSTSRPIKLVFHTKDMNNVDVTSKVYQLTTMHNDVGKTLNDNGCHDDTLQCKLWEKNGHCTGIAYTGFMKRHCKATCGYCGLPSIIKETAELTKTNSLSQDGQDEPCEDTPSYEFSCLRWQAQGYCEKRETEMKSFCRKTCDFCVPRKETSSLPHTSGSFLESGVHLLSDDPKSNTRQPSTILRQPSTSPAIPRIEQSQRKPLTTFGTSTFRNAKGGIVGLVSNEGSNFKEDGNIKQLSKQQSIFLPGERARTQNQLNPQTLRFSQGKSNKMPIKFKLLRGVNRRLKDLSLSKNGLGQKFTAQGDDELIEKGLKALQNRVQAPLEISAVAKSKSGCGHRLCKEKVKTQHAKARAIIRNHGGSGLYVENNPRNSAVATKGCDVRCQQECLAAHNRYRLNHGAPPLILDQTLASQAQQWADKKVFKHSPWAGGQGGETIALGSLYPSFTAAVKAWHDEEKDYNWSTGTGEGGMKVNHFTQVVWKRAHFLGCGKTRVSGEPYYIAQMDIPGVIAGVPGYDKSNVGRPKEPDLGWFMDSSPYWKEMQTKDSIPKNIEHRIL
- the LOC138020858 gene encoding uncharacterized protein isoform X1 — its product is MLSTIFTVTIVSLMIKHKAAAVSDNNTIFGSTRGCNSVCQKECIDVINKYRINHQAKKVAFSQFLADKAQKWADGGRFGYDMKSRGKFGQLIEWDVKGELNNFTAVIKHWHDKERDFDFTSGRSRTGKTLHDFTQIVWKKAHKAGCGQSEIFGSKYYVVWMDSDGIVRPNERRRTPNIGSPQKDDLHWYETGLKRKPKTILRSKFKEGPSSTRAVVAPDGSTVSIAGKVQYNQSKPISIPQMKELQDGQRALKSNPLLRHYLYPDSLNNVILDENMDTASYHVVAGTEDKAKWQKGAESLIQLDKNSSEPSTEPKTRENAGVVTFPSDYEDARKQAAKFQSLVIQDDDILRKKAEGENKESATSEGNGGEEIGEADEDKQADDIQSMMKQEDDMIQHETDDTYDESTGSNASKIASDEEYGKYVTDSLSASPKMAQRQATSYYISGVALNNDPISSFTGVDSNSSSDSSSVTYNIVLSDDADKQEIHNGMITKGTNESNSSKSPSVATKSTGFSVAEVKTNVSSNKEGKNLEPLSKSKVVSLQTSAKTSSKPQNGGPSKQESTPVSSNSSYRGRLTGSDNAMTSTNSSAVEGVKSVSSVHQVSSPAVITLPDSTSRPIKLVFHTKDMNNVDVTSKVYQLTTMHNDVGKTLNDNGCHDDTLQCKLWEKNGHCTGIAYTGFMKRHCKATCGYCGLPSIIKETAELTKTNSLSQDGQDEPCEDTPSYEFSCLRWQAQGYCEKRETEMKSFCRKTCDFCVPRKETSSLPHTSGSFLESGVHLLSDDPKSNTRQPSTILRQPSTSPAIPRIEQSQRKPLTTFGTSTFRNAKGGIVGLVSNEGSNFKEDGNIKQLSKQQSIFLPGERARTQNQLNPQTLRFSQGKSNKMPIKFKLLRGVNRRLKDLSLSKNGLGQKFTAQGDDELIEKGLKALQNRVQAPLEISAVAKSKSGCGHRLCKEKVKTQHAKARAIIRNHGGGSGLYVENNPRNSAVATKGCDVRCQQECLAAHNRYRLNHGAPPLILDQTLASQAQQWADKKVFKHSPWAGGQGGETIALGSLYPSFTAAVKAWHDEEKDYNWSTGTGEGGMKVNHFTQVVWKRAHFLGCGKTRVSGEPYYIAQMDIPGVIAGVPGYDKSNVGRPKEPDLGWFMDSSPYWKEMQTKDSIPKNIEHRIL